In Brachypodium distachyon strain Bd21 chromosome 2, Brachypodium_distachyon_v3.0, whole genome shotgun sequence, one genomic interval encodes:
- the LOC100844366 gene encoding uncharacterized protein LOC100844366 codes for MMPALTPNLLFLLLLFLAATSSSSQPQSQVPDASAVRMMVPMSPAAGTGYSAVVLNETRRRLGSFQLCAPCTCCGGARGVCVPCPCCYAINCNIPNRPFGFCSFTPKSCDCLGCHP; via the exons ATGATGCCTGCCCTCACGCCcaatctcctcttcctcctgctcctcttcttGGCGGCGACCTCCAGCAGCTCCCAGCCCCAGTCCCAG GTCCCTGATGCGTCGGCGGTTAGGATGATGGTGCCGATGTCCCCGGCGGCCGGGACGGGGTACAGCGCCGTGGTCCTGAACGagacgcggcggcgcctggGCAGCTTCCAGCTCTGCGCTCCCTGCacctgctgcggcggcgccaggGGCGTCTGCGTGCCCTGCCCGTGCTGCTACGCCATCAACTGCAACATCCCCAACCGCCCCTTCGGGTTCTGCTCCTTCACGCCCAAGTCCTGCGACTGCCTCGGCTGCCACCcctga
- the LOC100842022 gene encoding zinc finger CCCH domain-containing protein 12 has product MDEAGRAPAPAAAVTVTASSSAANASDPSPPPPPAPATANAAADTDAPSPDPDALYDEGMWQEMTMSSGAPMQPGPYPERPGEPDCTYYLRTGLCRFGISCRFNHPPDRNLAIASARMKGEYPERVGQPECQYYLKTGTCKFGPTCKFHHPREKAGIAGMVQLNTLGYPLRLNEKECAYYLKTGQCKYGNTCKFNHPELFNAVASSRGSPIYPSLHTSASAGPHSYAGTISNWTYPRGSFIPSPRWQSPSNYAPMIVQQGLVQVPSWNSYPGQMLPVSSSESRLQSPGAQQNYGTYRQGEASSGNQGMLSPYRPSSFPVPQYALQRENVFPERPDQPECIYYIKTGDCKFGAVCKFHHPRVRSLPPPDCVLSPMGLPLRPGEELCKFYSRYGICKFGINCKFDHPMASPMGVYAYGFSASASTNAPMARCLLESPSGSAYTP; this is encoded by the exons atggacgaagccGGAAGGGCCCCCGCTCCCGCCGCGGCTGTGACGGTGACGGCCTCATCCTCCGCCGCCAACGCTAGTGAcccctcgcctcctcctcccccagctcccgccaccgccaacgccgccgccgacaccgACGCACCCTCGCCGGACCCGGACGCTCTCTATGACG AGGGGATGTGGCAGGAGATGACCATGAGCAGCGGTGCTCCTATGCAACCTGGGCCGTATCCTGAGCGCCCGGGCGAGCCGGACTGCACCTACTACCTCAGGACTGGACTGTGTAGGTTCGGCATAAGCTGCAGGTTCAATCATCCCCCGGATAGGAATTTG GCTATTGCCTCTGCCAGAATGAAAGGAGAATATCCTGAGAGGGTGGGACAACCAGAATGTCAG TACTATCTGAAGACCGGGACATGCAAATTTGGGCCTACTTGCAAATTCCATCATCCCAGAGAAAAGGCTGGAATCGCAGGGATGGTGCAGCTAAACACATTAGGATACCCCCTCCGACTG AATGAAAAGGAGTGTGCATATTACTTAAAAACGGGACAGTGTAAATATGGGAATACATGTAAATTTAACCATCCAGAACTTTTCAATGCGGTGGCTTCTTCGCGTGGTTCCCCTATTTATCCTTCTCTTCATACCTCTGCAAGCGCTGGTCCACATTCTTATGCTGGAACTATATCAAACTGGACTTATCCGAGAGGTTCTTTTATTCCAAGCCCTAGATGGCAAAGTCCTTCAAATTATGCACCGATGATTGTACAACAGGGTCTTGTTCAAGTACCAAGCTGGAACTCATATCCT GGCCAAATGCTACCTGTATCATCTTCTGAGAGTCGACTGCAGTCACCAGGGGCTCAGCAAAACTACGGAACTTATCGACAAGGCGAAGCCAGTTCAGGCAATCAAGGAATGCTATCACCCTACAGGCCTAGTTCGTTTCCTGTGCCTCAGTACGCGTTGCAGAGAGAGAATGTGTTTCCTGAGAGACCTGATCAACCAGAATGCATATACTACATAAAGACCGGAGATTGTAAATTTGGCGCAGTTTGCAAATTCCATCACCCCCGGGTGCGATCACTGCCTCCTCCAGACTGTGTCTTGAGCCCAATGGGTCTTCCACTACGCCCA GGGGAAGAACTCTGCAAATTCTATTCTCGTTATGGCATCTGCAAGTTCGGCATCAATTGCAAATTTGACCATCCAATGGCTTCTCCAATGGGAGTGTACGCATACGGCTTCTCTGCCTCTGCTTCAACTAATGCACCTATGGCTCGGTGTCTCCTGGAATCGCCCTCTGGATCTGCATACACACCCTAG